The genome window TAGGTCCATCTGGAGAAGGAAAAACTACAATTTTGAAGATTATAGCTGGATTATTAAGGCAAGATAAGGGACACGTATATCTAAGAGGCGAACTAGTTGACGATTTGCCACCTAAAGATAGAAGAGTAGCAATGGTACCTCAAAACTACGCAATATATCCCTTTATGTCAGTTTATGATAATATAGCATTCCCGTTAAAAGTGATGCATTTGTCTAAGGATGAGATAAAGAACAGGGTATTGGAAGTAGCTAAAATGTTAAGGATAGACAATTTGTTAGAGAGAAAACCTAGTCAGCTAAGCGGAGGGCAAATGCAAAGGGTTGCTATTGCAAGGGCATTAGTAAAAGGAGCTGATATAATACTAATGGACGAACCTTTATCTAATTTAGATGCACAAGTTAGAGTAGTGGCTAGGGAAGAGCTCAAACAGCTACAACGTGATCTTAAGCCTACTATAATATATGTTACACATGATCAAGTTGAGGCTTTAAGCTTAGCAACGAAATTGGCAATACTTCACGATGGTGTAGTACAAGCTTATGGTGATCCGATGGAAATTTACAAGAGACCAAATACTGCTTGGGTAGGGAACTTTCTAGGGAATCCCCCTATGAACATTATAAAAGGTGAAATAGAAGGTGATTCGATAATAATAGATAACTATAGAATAGGATTACCAAATGAATTTAAGAATTTAGTGAAAAGTGGTCAAAAAGTTCTTGTAGGAATTAGACCAGAAGATATAGAGATACGCAATAGCGGAGAAATAGAGGGGAAGGTTGAAATGGTAGAGGATCTAGGACCATATAGTATAATTCACTTGAAGATCAATGACGAAACTATGATTAGAGTTATAGAGAAATCACTGTCTAGACGAGAAAGAGGAGAAAAGGTAAGATTATCCATTGATACCACAAAAGTAGTTCTCTTCGATGCTTTAAGTGAAAGAAATCTACTTGAACAATATGAGAAAGTGAATAAGAAGTGAAAAGAAAAGAAATTATTTTTATCATTCTCATGCTTTTATCTTTTCTAAGCCCATTTTTAACGTTCTCTGCTACAGCTTCCCAACAATACTATTCGC of Sulfolobus sp. E5-1-F contains these proteins:
- a CDS encoding ABC transporter ATP-binding protein; amino-acid sequence: MISYVKLEDIWKEYEEKKKKVQVLKGLNLDIEKGEFVVILGPSGEGKTTILKIIAGLLRQDKGHVYLRGELVDDLPPKDRRVAMVPQNYAIYPFMSVYDNIAFPLKVMHLSKDEIKNRVLEVAKMLRIDNLLERKPSQLSGGQMQRVAIARALVKGADIILMDEPLSNLDAQVRVVAREELKQLQRDLKPTIIYVTHDQVEALSLATKLAILHDGVVQAYGDPMEIYKRPNTAWVGNFLGNPPMNIIKGEIEGDSIIIDNYRIGLPNEFKNLVKSGQKVLVGIRPEDIEIRNSGEIEGKVEMVEDLGPYSIIHLKINDETMIRVIEKSLSRRERGEKVRLSIDTTKVVLFDALSERNLLEQYEKVNKK